A genomic segment from Daphnia pulex isolate KAP4 chromosome 5, ASM2113471v1 encodes:
- the LOC124195108 gene encoding selenocysteine insertion sequence-binding protein 2-like → MSRRNYGRQYFNQPQQAPYGNGDLPDMTFASYTQPYLYQDHSYEYYGVPYTPSPNVHTANSYWCGGGLGYDYSTVAAAPSVVTSSFSSTQSSFSPDAPEFVSRQCQQITAGVENASLQPSTKKKKKKKKKKTPSINTESSNLICSGDEEKSKSVLSNANEKKSSLPKKLTGFQELPEDKKYLGVKSSSKNQSSKDTKVDSLQEYPPRDKTHLSELKTPQILPKTKPSKESKSVRFQESATEDKRCLEVKNPQISTTGESNKGIGSSWPKPFTNITKSQECIKKPPKMSFADKLKSPVPTKSPFLDWRDQRTSAANAPIKFNTNITESEEKLINQPSISATADKALPPPATAEDGFTTVSRKKTKDKKIEKVPEEIAKSLPTKVSVPAEDAKKKLEKERKKLREKQKKKQAREEKLLAEKLAPKGQKITIITPKLMEQFLKSGRNANAFSKPVMKLSDEMFPALGKRGGKGNVSESESEWETTEIEVVQKEPAVPPRNVKRSDPIEFDLMALITKKNTKKKSIQVPSKKGKNRPGIVANVLDRSAPTLSRGKIRNKKRKLSEIRKALLVAKAKKKIARESQLSAIPSSGSRPHILHSKKFREYCDQMLTDQIDLLARDMLYHLRMFQDRVFKKDPIKARMKKRLVAGLREVTKQVERNRVKIIFLAPDIQRCPETGGLDEAVKRLLDAARRLDLPIVYAMSRRKLGRVLFKKVPVSCCGILNYQATEETWKQLTEAVSLARENYQLKLQELGLAVDLAGKETKTDDENIRNDVDIAAFTVEKKTDQTDALLELMKLSLKDKH, encoded by the exons ATGTCGCGACGTAATTATGGAAGACAATACTTCAATCAACCCCAGCAA GCTCCTTACGGTAATGGGGATCTACCAGATATGACATTTGCTAGTTATACTCAGCCATATCTCTATCAAGATCACAGTTATGAATATTATGGTGTTCCCTACACTCCCAGTCCAAATGTTCACACAGCAAATTCCTACTGGTGTGGGGGAGGTTTAGGCTATGATTACAGTACTGTGGCTGCTGCACCATCTGTTGTTACCTCATCGTTTTCTTCAACCCAAAGTAGTTTTTCTCCAGATGCCCCAGAATTTGTTTCTCGACAATGTCAACAGATTACCGCTGGAGTTGAAAATGCCTCCCTACAACCCtctaccaagaagaagaagaagaagaaaaagaagaaaaccccaAGCATTAATACAGAATCCTCAAATTTGATTTGCAGTGGTGACGAAGAGAAAAGCAAAAGTGTACTGTCCaatgcaaatgaaaagaagTCATCCCTGCCAAAGAAATTAACTGGGTTTCAAGAACTACCAGAAGACAAGAAATATTTAGGAGTAAAGAGTTCTAGTAAAAATCAGTCATCAAAGGATACCAAAGTTGATTCATTACAAGAATATCCACCAAGAGACAAAACACATTTATCGGAATTAAAAACCCCGCAAATATTACCTAAGACTAAACCGTCGAAAGAATCTAAATCAGTCCGATTTCAAGAATCTGCCACAGAAGACAAAAGGTGTTTAGAAGTGAAAAATCCACAAATATCGACTACAGGCGAATCAAACAAGGGAATCGGTAGTTCATGGCCCAAACCTTTTACAAACATCACCAAGTCGCAAGAATGTATTAAAAAACCACCGAAAATGAGCTTCGCTGATAAATTAAAATCTCCTGTGCCTACCAAAAGTCCTTTCCTCGATTGGAGAGATCAGAGAACGAGTGCTGCCAATGCGCCTATCAAATTCAATACCAACATAACTGAAAGCGAAGAAAAGTTAATTAATCAACCTTCAATTTCCGCCACTGCTGATAAAGCTTTACCACCGCCAGCCACCGCGGAAGATGGATTTACGACGGTatcgagaaagaaaaccaaagataagaaaatcgaaaaagtACCAGAAGAGATAGCCAAATCTTTACCCACTAAAGTCAGCGTACCAGCGGAAGatgcaaagaagaaattagaaaaggaaagaaaaaagttacgagaaaaacaaaagaagaaacaagctCGCGAAGAAAAATTGCTTGCCGAAAAGCTGGCTCCTAAAGGCCAAAAGATTACCATAATCACACCCAAATTAATGGAACAGTTCTTGAAATCTGGCCGTAATGCAAACGCATTCAGTAAACCTGTTATGAAGCTGAGCGATGAAATGTTCCCTGCACTAGGAAAACGCGGAGGAAAAGGCAACGTCTCCGAGTCGGAATCTGAATGGGAGACGACCGAGATTGAAGTGGTCCAAAAAGAACCTGCAGTGCCTCCGCGAAATGTCAAGCGATCTGATCCCATAGAATTTGACTTGATGGCTTtgatcacaaagaaaaatacgaaaaagaaatctattCAAGTTCCTTCAAAGAAGGGCAAAAATCGACCGGGAATAGTTGCAAACGTACTTGACAGAAGCGCACCTACGTTAAGTCGTGGTAAAATTCGGAACAAAAAACGCAAGTTGAGCGAAATTCGCAAGGCGTTGCTGGTAGCAAAAGCTAAGAAGAAAATCGCCCGTGAATCACAATTATCCGCTATTCCGTCCAGTGGATCACGACCCCATATACTACACTCCAAAAAATTTCGAGAGTATTGCGATCAGATGTTGACGGATCAAATTGACCTTCTGGCAAGAGATATGCTTTATCATTTGCGAATGTTTCAAGACCGAGTTTTCAAAAAGGATCCCATCAAAG CTCGAATGAAGAAGCGTTTGGTAGCCGGATTACGAGAAGTGACGAAACAAGTCGAAAGAAATCGCGTGAAAATCATCTTTCTTGCCCCAGATATTCAACGTTGTCCGGAGACAGGTGGACTAGACGAAGCGGTGAAGCGACTACTGGACGCTGCCCGTAGACTCGACCTACCAATTGTCTATGCTATGTCACGTCGCAAATTAGGTCGTGTGCTCTTCAAGAAAGTGCCGGTATCTTGTTGTGGAATCCTGAATTATCAAGCCACTGAAGAGACCTGGAAACAGCTTACCGAAGCTGTTAGTCTTGCAAGGGAAAATTATCAACTAAAGCTTCAAGAGTTGGGTCTCGCTGTCGATTTGGcgggaaaagaaacgaaaactgatgatgaaaatataagaaatgaTGTTGATATTGCAGCTTTCActgtagagaaaaaaacggaccAAACAGATGCTCTTTTAGAACTGATGAAGCTTAGTCTGAAAGACAAACATTAA
- the LOC124195103 gene encoding cytochrome b-c1 complex subunit 7-like: MAVTKAPGFINQLRASLGRFAYNASGFNKYGLMHDDVLFETPDVEEAIRRLPQKVVDDRNYRIMRALQYSGLKKYLPREQWTKYEEDVKYLQPYLQEVIKERQEKESWEKLF, translated from the exons ATGGCGGTCACCAAAGCACCCGGATTCATCA ACCAACTTCGTGCATCCTTGGGCCGTTTTGCGTACAACGCATCAGGCTTCAACAAATATG GTTTGATGCACGATGATGTGTTGTTTGAAACCCCTGATGTTGAAGAAGCTATTAGACGCTTGCCACAAAAGGTTGTAGATGACCGAAACTACAGAATTATGAGGGCTCTTCAGTACTCTGGTCTGAAGAAATATCTGCCCAGAGAACAATGGACTAAATATGAAGAG GATGTTAAATACCTGCAGCCCTACCTGCAAGAGGTTATCAAGGAAAGGCAAGAAAAGGAATCTtgggaaaaattgttttaa